A region of Marnyiella aurantia DNA encodes the following proteins:
- a CDS encoding nitrous oxide reductase family maturation protein NosD, whose protein sequence is MLRLLFLLIPVFIFSKTLRVGKGEQYTTVRQAVAASQSGDSILVGPGTYREGNISITHPLSLIGQGRPVLDGEMKYEILSFRANNILLKGFKIINSGEDEIKNIGAVRLYDSKYSTIENNVFENNYFGIYIQRGYRCLIRNNRITSKRATSEERSGDGIHAWVSEEIWIKNNYIEGHKDGIYLEKVIDSYIYRNNSVRNLRYGLHFMSSNDCDYVGNTFDNNNAGVAVMYSNNVGMVGNKFVNNWGDSNYGLLLKDISFSKIRNNRFQNNTTAIFLDGATKIDLFRNNFTDNGWGMKINSNCMENRIINNNFINNTFDVSTSGSMTMNDFRRNYWDKYEGYDLDKDKIGDVPFHPLSLYSVLVENNPSIMLLFKTFFVDLLDRTEKVIPSLTPENFVDEQPLMRKVEN, encoded by the coding sequence ATGCTTAGGCTGCTATTTCTTCTCATCCCTGTTTTCATCTTTTCAAAGACCCTGAGGGTAGGGAAAGGAGAGCAGTACACGACTGTCAGGCAGGCTGTGGCCGCATCACAAAGCGGAGACAGCATTCTCGTAGGCCCGGGCACCTATCGCGAGGGAAATATCAGCATTACACATCCGCTGTCGCTTATTGGGCAGGGCAGGCCGGTCCTGGATGGTGAGATGAAATACGAGATCCTTTCGTTCCGGGCAAATAATATTTTGCTGAAGGGTTTTAAGATCATCAATTCCGGCGAAGACGAAATTAAAAACATTGGTGCCGTGCGGCTGTATGACAGTAAATATTCCACCATTGAGAATAATGTTTTTGAAAATAATTATTTCGGGATTTATATTCAGCGTGGTTACAGATGTCTGATCCGGAACAACAGGATCACGTCCAAACGTGCCACTTCGGAGGAACGCAGCGGCGACGGGATTCATGCCTGGGTCAGTGAAGAAATCTGGATCAAAAACAATTACATCGAAGGTCATAAGGACGGTATTTATCTGGAAAAAGTGATTGATTCCTATATCTACCGGAATAATTCTGTGCGGAATTTAAGATACGGCCTCCATTTTATGTCGTCTAATGACTGCGATTACGTTGGAAATACCTTTGACAACAATAACGCCGGCGTTGCCGTGATGTACAGTAATAATGTGGGCATGGTGGGCAATAAGTTCGTCAATAACTGGGGTGATTCCAATTATGGCTTGCTGCTGAAGGACATCAGCTTCAGTAAGATCAGGAACAACCGCTTTCAAAACAATACTACGGCTATCTTCCTGGACGGTGCTACCAAAATCGACCTTTTCAGGAACAATTTTACAGACAATGGCTGGGGTATGAAGATCAATTCGAACTGTATGGAAAACCGGATCATCAACAATAATTTCATCAACAATACCTTTGATGTGAGTACGAGCGGATCCATGACGATGAACGACTTCCGCAGAAACTACTGGGACAAATACGAGGGGTATGATCTGGATAAAGATAAAATTGGGGACGTACCCTTCCATCCGCTTAGCCTTTACTCAGTGCTGGTGGAAAACAATCCGTCCATTATGCTGCTTTTCAAAACTTTTTTTGTGGATTTGCTGGACAGGACCGAGAAGGTTATTCCCAGCCTGACTCCCGAGAACTTTGTTGATGAACAGCCTTTGATGCGAAAAGTGGAAAACTGA
- the nosZ gene encoding Sec-dependent nitrous-oxide reductase — MKSLKFFGLGSVMALLLLSGCKPKGTETAVTGDAAERVYVAPGKYDEFYNFVSGGFNGQVNVYGLPSGRLLKVLPVFSVNPENGYGYSEETKPMLQTSHGFIPWDDQHHLSLSQTNGEVDGRWLFANANNTPRVARLDLKTFKTVEILEIPNSAGNHSSPFLTENTEYVVAGTRFAVPMDDENGDVPIESFKSNFKGVLSFIGIDKQSGDMDLSFQIEAPGINFDLSHAGKKKSGDWFFFSCYNSEKANTLLEVNASQNDKDFIMAVNWKKAAELVKAGKGRKVVTEYAHNKFDESTHTATSTMKKEVIVLSVEDMKDAMFMIPCPKSPHGCDIDPTGEYIVGSGKLAALIPVFSFDKMIKAIADKNFAGEFDGVKVIKYEAALHGEVQKPGLGPLHTEFDGKGNAYTSMFVSSEVVKWNIKDLKVLDRQPTFYSVGHLMIPGGDSAKPFGKYLVAYNKITKDRYLPTGPELAQSAQLYDISGDKMKLLLDYPTFGEPHYAQALPAEMLKDQVKFFRIEDNKHPYATKGEAESKVVREGNKVHVYMTSIRSHFAPDNIEGIRVGDEVLFHVTNLEQDWDIPHGFAIKGAENAELLIMPGETCTLKWIPKKPGMYPMYCTDFCSALHQEMQGYVRVSPAGSNTPLIYSLNNKKDNAQSPVKAGETK, encoded by the coding sequence ATGAAAAGTCTTAAATTTTTTGGACTCGGATCCGTAATGGCTTTACTTCTCCTTTCAGGATGTAAACCAAAAGGCACGGAAACCGCTGTAACAGGCGATGCAGCCGAGAGAGTATATGTAGCACCGGGCAAATATGACGAGTTCTACAATTTTGTGAGCGGCGGCTTCAACGGACAGGTTAATGTGTATGGCCTGCCGAGCGGGAGACTCCTGAAAGTGCTCCCCGTATTCTCGGTTAATCCTGAAAACGGTTACGGCTACAGTGAAGAAACAAAACCGATGCTGCAGACTTCTCACGGCTTTATTCCATGGGATGACCAGCACCACCTGTCGCTGTCGCAAACTAACGGTGAGGTGGACGGACGCTGGCTTTTTGCCAATGCCAACAATACACCGCGTGTGGCAAGGCTGGATCTGAAAACGTTTAAGACGGTAGAAATTCTCGAAATCCCGAATTCGGCCGGTAATCACTCCTCACCCTTTCTAACAGAGAATACGGAATATGTAGTTGCCGGAACCCGTTTCGCTGTTCCGATGGACGATGAAAACGGCGATGTTCCTATTGAGTCATTTAAATCAAACTTTAAGGGGGTGCTTTCCTTTATCGGCATCGACAAGCAAAGTGGCGATATGGATCTTTCCTTTCAGATTGAGGCACCGGGGATTAACTTTGACCTTTCTCATGCCGGTAAGAAAAAATCGGGCGACTGGTTCTTCTTCTCCTGCTATAATTCTGAAAAAGCAAACACGCTTCTTGAGGTTAATGCATCGCAGAATGATAAGGATTTCATTATGGCTGTAAACTGGAAAAAAGCCGCTGAACTGGTGAAAGCCGGAAAAGGACGCAAGGTGGTAACAGAGTATGCCCACAATAAATTTGATGAAAGCACACATACAGCAACATCTACAATGAAAAAGGAAGTAATTGTACTGTCTGTGGAAGATATGAAGGACGCCATGTTTATGATTCCATGTCCAAAATCGCCACACGGCTGCGATATTGATCCTACAGGGGAGTATATCGTAGGTTCCGGAAAACTGGCAGCACTGATTCCGGTATTCAGCTTCGACAAGATGATTAAAGCTATTGCTGACAAGAATTTTGCAGGTGAGTTTGACGGTGTCAAGGTGATCAAGTACGAAGCGGCACTGCACGGCGAAGTTCAGAAACCGGGTCTTGGACCATTGCATACCGAGTTTGACGGCAAAGGAAATGCTTACACTTCCATGTTCGTTTCCTCTGAGGTGGTGAAATGGAACATAAAAGACCTTAAAGTACTGGACAGACAGCCAACTTTCTATTCTGTTGGACACTTAATGATCCCTGGCGGCGATTCTGCCAAACCGTTCGGAAAATATCTGGTAGCTTACAACAAGATTACGAAAGACCGTTACCTGCCCACAGGTCCGGAGTTAGCTCAGTCCGCGCAGCTTTATGACATTAGTGGTGACAAGATGAAACTCCTGCTGGATTACCCAACATTTGGTGAACCCCATTACGCGCAGGCTTTACCCGCTGAAATGTTGAAAGATCAGGTGAAATTCTTCCGCATCGAGGACAATAAGCATCCGTATGCCACCAAAGGTGAGGCCGAAAGTAAAGTAGTTCGGGAAGGAAATAAAGTGCATGTATATATGACGTCTATCCGCTCGCACTTTGCACCGGACAATATAGAAGGAATAAGAGTGGGTGATGAAGTCTTATTTCATGTCACAAACCTGGAACAGGACTGGGACATTCCGCATGGATTCGCCATTAAAGGCGCCGAAAATGCTGAACTGCTCATAATGCCCGGGGAAACCTGCACGCTGAAATGGATTCCGAAGAAACCGGGAATGTACCCAATGTACTGTACCGACTTCTGCAGTGCGCTGCATCAGGAAATGCAGGGATATGTACGGGTGTCGCCGGCAGGCAGTAATACACCTCTCATTTACTCCCTGAACAATAAGAAAGACAATGCACAAAGCCCCGTGAAAGCCGGAGAAACCAAATAA
- a CDS encoding Crp/Fnr family transcriptional regulator has product MFTKEILQKNKIPKHTYKKKDVLFRENERASSLYYLLEGEVKIYNTDCEGKEFLITKVTDHQFMGEPPFLLNERYPATANIASDTALIYIFSQELFRKFLDDNPEFHFEFLKEIAQKAYDKTIKLKSIVHQNPCERITAFLKTHKKSSGIEEHEKTIIDVTRKELANSTGLAIETVIRTVKRMEREQKIELINHKIYF; this is encoded by the coding sequence ATGTTCACCAAAGAAATCCTGCAGAAAAACAAGATTCCGAAGCATACCTATAAAAAGAAGGATGTGCTTTTCCGGGAAAATGAAAGGGCTTCATCGCTTTACTATCTGCTAGAAGGTGAGGTTAAGATTTATAATACCGACTGCGAAGGCAAGGAGTTCCTGATTACCAAAGTGACAGACCACCAGTTTATGGGCGAGCCGCCATTTCTGCTGAATGAGAGGTATCCCGCTACGGCCAACATTGCCAGCGATACGGCTCTGATCTATATTTTCAGCCAGGAACTTTTCCGCAAATTTCTTGATGATAATCCTGAATTTCATTTTGAATTTCTAAAAGAAATTGCACAGAAAGCCTATGACAAGACCATCAAGCTGAAATCAATCGTGCACCAGAATCCCTGCGAACGCATTACTGCCTTCCTTAAAACTCATAAGAAAAGCTCAGGCATTGAAGAGCATGAGAAAACAATCATCGATGTCACGCGCAAGGAACTGGCAAATTCCACCGGTCTGGCCATAGAAACGGTTATACGCACTGTAAAAAGGATGGAAAGGGAGCAGAAGATTGAACTCATTAACCATAAAATCTACTTCTGA
- a CDS encoding fasciclin domain-containing protein, with the protein MKKNNFVLGLLAFAVVSCVKNEPAAAESKVSGSEMTVVGQEAVKDDVSNPNIVQLAAGNADLSTLVTAVKAAGLTTSLSNAGPFTVFAPLNSAFEKLPAGTVDGLLKPDQADALSDVLGYHTYVGVIKEEYMSDGQTLGMVNGKNIKITMVDGKPMINGKARIVATVPASNGIVYAIDEVLLPE; encoded by the coding sequence ATGAAAAAAAACAATTTTGTATTAGGGCTTTTGGCATTCGCTGTAGTTTCCTGCGTCAAAAACGAACCGGCGGCAGCGGAAAGTAAAGTTTCCGGAAGTGAAATGACTGTTGTAGGACAGGAAGCCGTAAAGGACGATGTTTCCAACCCAAATATTGTGCAGCTGGCTGCCGGAAATGCGGACCTGTCTACGCTGGTAACAGCCGTAAAAGCTGCCGGCCTTACGACCTCCCTCAGTAATGCAGGACCTTTCACCGTGTTTGCTCCGCTGAATTCAGCCTTTGAGAAACTTCCTGCCGGCACCGTGGATGGACTGCTGAAGCCTGACCAGGCCGATGCACTTTCTGATGTCCTTGGTTACCACACTTATGTAGGCGTAATAAAGGAAGAGTATATGAGTGACGGACAGACATTAGGAATGGTAAACGGAAAAAATATAAAGATTACAATGGTAGACGGTAAACCAATGATTAACGGCAAAGCCAGAATTGTGGCTACGGTGCCTGCCTCCAACGGTATTGTATATGCCATTGATGAGGTTTTACTGCCTGAATAG
- a CDS encoding ABC transporter ATP-binding protein — MIEIKDLTKKFSKFTALENLNLSFTNGKSIALIGPNGCGKTTLIKCILGLNVIETGDIMVGGRSVKEDFRYRKDIGYMPQIGRYPENMTIEQTVNMIRETRNVKDADLDTELLDAFELTKIFGKKMGNLSGGTTQKVSAVLAFMFDPKIIILDEPTAGLDPLASEILKNKIIKERNRGKLIIITSHLLSELDDIVSDIVFMNEGRVIVQQSVEDLMTEHKSERISESIISILKEMKK; from the coding sequence ATGATAGAGATAAAAGACCTCACTAAAAAATTCAGCAAATTTACCGCACTCGAAAATCTGAATTTATCGTTTACCAACGGTAAATCAATTGCCCTGATTGGGCCCAATGGCTGCGGCAAAACTACTTTAATAAAGTGCATCTTGGGTCTGAATGTAATTGAAACCGGTGACATAATGGTGGGTGGCAGGAGTGTAAAAGAAGATTTCCGCTACCGAAAAGACATCGGTTATATGCCGCAAATCGGGCGGTACCCCGAGAATATGACCATTGAGCAAACTGTCAATATGATCCGTGAAACCCGTAATGTTAAGGATGCTGATTTGGACACCGAACTTCTGGACGCATTTGAGCTTACAAAGATATTCGGCAAGAAGATGGGCAACCTGTCCGGCGGAACAACCCAGAAAGTGAGTGCTGTGCTGGCCTTTATGTTCGACCCTAAAATAATTATTCTGGACGAGCCTACTGCGGGACTGGACCCACTGGCATCTGAAATCCTGAAAAACAAGATCATTAAAGAAAGAAACAGAGGCAAACTAATCATCATCACATCCCACCTGCTTAGCGAACTGGACGATATCGTGAGCGACATTGTATTTATGAATGAGGGTAGGGTAATTGTACAGCAATCCGTGGAAGATTTGATGACTGAGCATAAATCGGAACGGATATCAGAATCCATTATAAGCATCCTAAAAGAAATGAAAAAATGA
- a CDS encoding c-type cytochrome yields MKKYIIVFAALALAACSKKPINTEAESNVMLDEPVIKTVDSASAGKHPGLALIEGADCLTCHKEDARLVGPSYQEVADKYTDGDLDMLATKIIEGGKGNWGEIPMTPHAGMSRENAKKMVEYILTLKK; encoded by the coding sequence ATGAAAAAGTATATCATCGTATTTGCAGCGCTTGCATTAGCGGCCTGTTCCAAGAAACCCATAAACACCGAGGCAGAAAGCAACGTGATGCTGGATGAGCCGGTAATTAAGACTGTAGATTCTGCTTCTGCCGGCAAACACCCTGGTCTGGCCCTGATCGAGGGCGCGGACTGCCTTACATGTCACAAAGAAGACGCCCGCCTGGTGGGACCTTCCTATCAGGAAGTAGCCGACAAATATACCGATGGTGATCTGGATATGCTGGCCACTAAAATAATTGAGGGCGGAAAAGGCAACTGGGGCGAAATACCAATGACACCACACGCCGGTATGAGCCGTGAAAACGCTAAGAAAATGGTGGAATATATTTTGACGCTAAAAAAATAG
- a CDS encoding NUDIX hydrolase produces MYKVFVNEKKLTISKYPEDIEKNLRYEGFATLEIAVDLLQNTSCPELNVYGDNIEELWEDFTHMFHVIEAAGGIVTNPNKEILFIKRLSKWDLPKGKVEKGESLEQAALREVEEETGLRELILENFINNTFHIYTERNGDRVLKTTYWFKMSYVGSGTATPQLEEGITEVDWKSDSRIRQEVFPATFHNIRMILNEVWEKNL; encoded by the coding sequence ATGTATAAAGTTTTTGTTAACGAAAAAAAATTAACAATAAGTAAGTATCCTGAGGATATTGAAAAAAACCTGCGCTACGAAGGCTTTGCAACTCTTGAGATCGCAGTGGACCTGCTGCAGAACACCTCCTGTCCGGAACTTAATGTGTACGGTGACAATATAGAGGAACTCTGGGAAGATTTCACCCATATGTTTCACGTAATTGAAGCGGCTGGCGGAATAGTAACCAATCCCAACAAAGAAATCCTGTTCATTAAAAGACTCAGTAAATGGGACCTCCCCAAAGGTAAGGTGGAGAAAGGCGAATCCCTGGAACAGGCCGCCTTGCGTGAAGTGGAAGAAGAGACAGGTTTAAGGGAACTGATCCTGGAAAATTTTATCAATAATACATTCCATATCTATACCGAAAGAAATGGCGACCGCGTACTGAAGACCACTTACTGGTTCAAGATGAGCTACGTAGGCAGCGGTACAGCCACACCTCAACTGGAGGAAGGCATTACGGAAGTAGACTGGAAAAGCGATTCCCGCATACGGCAGGAAGTTTTTCCGGCCACCTTCCACAATATCAGGATGATCCTGAACGAAGTTTGGGAGAAAAACCTCTAG
- a CDS encoding SRPBCC family protein: MNLEGRKILLNKPVSEIMDLLKDPENYKQLMPEGLQKFDAIADGFKFSLKGMPEIALKLGEVTEQKAVLRSASSSMDFELTTNMNAVSENQTEVQMFFEGKFNPFIKMMVEKPLQNFMNALTDKIETMYA, encoded by the coding sequence ATGAATTTAGAAGGACGAAAAATATTGCTTAATAAACCGGTATCTGAAATAATGGATTTGCTTAAGGATCCTGAAAATTACAAACAGCTGATGCCGGAAGGTCTTCAGAAGTTTGATGCGATTGCCGACGGGTTTAAATTCTCACTGAAAGGAATGCCTGAGATCGCCCTAAAACTTGGTGAGGTTACCGAGCAGAAAGCAGTTTTGCGTTCTGCAAGTTCCAGTATGGATTTTGAACTAACTACGAATATGAATGCGGTATCCGAAAATCAGACTGAGGTTCAGATGTTTTTTGAGGGGAAGTTTAATCCGTTCATCAAGATGATGGTGGAAAAGCCGCTTCAGAACTTTATGAATGCACTTACAGACAAGATAGAGACGATGTACGCTTAA
- a CDS encoding c-type cytochrome: MKTIHSIAAACLTLSLLSCGGDKKTDSVPAASTETATSETSTANAYDPKRGIGKHENVDVSTFDPAMAAEGRKLAEVKCTSCHKPTEEKLVGPGWKGVTQRQTPEWIMNFISNPDPMIDVDPELQKQLELCLVRMPNQGLADNEARQILEYMREIDGAK; encoded by the coding sequence ATGAAAACTATTCACTCAATCGCTGCGGCCTGTCTGACTTTAAGCTTACTATCCTGCGGCGGCGACAAGAAAACAGATTCCGTACCTGCGGCGTCCACGGAAACTGCAACCTCCGAGACTTCCACCGCAAATGCCTATGATCCCAAAAGGGGTATTGGTAAACATGAGAATGTTGATGTTAGCACTTTCGACCCGGCAATGGCTGCAGAAGGCCGCAAACTGGCGGAAGTGAAATGCACCTCCTGCCATAAGCCCACCGAGGAAAAACTTGTAGGTCCTGGCTGGAAAGGGGTTACGCAAAGACAAACTCCTGAATGGATCATGAACTTCATATCCAACCCGGATCCTATGATCGATGTAGATCCTGAACTTCAAAAACAGTTGGAGCTTTGTCTGGTAAGAATGCCTAACCAGGGATTGGCAGACAATGAAGCCAGACAGATTCTGGAGTACATGCGCGAAATCGACGGCGCGAAATAA
- the dnaK gene encoding molecular chaperone DnaK — MSKIIGIDLGTTNSCVAVMEGKDAVVIPNAEGKRTTPSIVAFTEDGERKVGDPAKRQAVTNPEKTVYSIKRFIGTHFKDDASEINRVPYKVVSGPNDTVKVKIDDREYTPQEISAMTLQKMKKTAEDYLGQEVTRAVITVPAYFNDAQRQATKEAGEIAGLTVERIINEPTAAALAYGMDKAHKDQKIAVYDLGGGTFDVSILDLGDGVFEVLSTNGDTHLGGDDFDDVIINWMADEFKAEEGVDLKSDAIALQRLKEAAEKAKIELSSSTQTEINLPYITATATGPKHMVKTLTKAKFEQLSADLVRRSMEPCKKALSDAGLSISDIDEVILVGGSTRIPIIQEEVEKFFGKKPSKGVNPDEVVAIGAAIQGGVLTGDVKDVLLLDVTPLSLGIETMGSVFTKLIDANTTIPTKKSETFSTASDNQPAVSIRVGQGERPMFNDNKEIGRFDLTDIPPAPRGVPQIEVTFDIDANGILHVSAKDKGTGKEQSIKIQASSGLSEEEIARMKREAEENASSDAKKKEEVEVLNKADGLIFQTEKQLKDFGDKLSADKKAAIESAAAELKTAFDAKDMESIKTKTEALDAAWMAASEEMYAAGQQGQPGAEQAQNNAAGNGGADDVQDADFEEVK; from the coding sequence ATGAGTAAAATAATTGGAATCGATTTAGGTACTACCAATTCCTGCGTAGCCGTAATGGAAGGAAAGGACGCGGTAGTAATCCCAAATGCTGAAGGTAAGAGAACTACACCTTCAATTGTTGCCTTCACAGAAGATGGCGAAAGAAAAGTAGGTGATCCTGCAAAAAGACAGGCCGTAACCAATCCGGAAAAAACTGTTTACTCCATAAAAAGATTTATCGGAACACATTTCAAGGACGATGCAAGCGAGATTAACAGAGTTCCTTATAAAGTTGTATCCGGTCCTAATGATACTGTAAAGGTAAAGATTGACGACAGAGAATATACGCCTCAGGAAATTTCAGCGATGACACTTCAGAAAATGAAGAAAACTGCTGAAGACTATTTGGGTCAGGAAGTGACCCGTGCGGTAATTACTGTACCTGCTTACTTTAACGATGCCCAGAGACAGGCTACAAAAGAGGCCGGTGAAATCGCAGGTCTTACTGTTGAAAGAATCATCAACGAGCCTACCGCTGCTGCTCTTGCCTACGGTATGGACAAAGCGCATAAGGACCAGAAAATCGCAGTTTACGATTTAGGTGGTGGTACGTTTGACGTTTCTATCCTTGACCTTGGCGACGGTGTATTTGAAGTGCTTTCTACAAACGGTGACACGCACTTAGGTGGTGATGATTTTGATGATGTGATCATCAACTGGATGGCAGATGAGTTTAAAGCAGAAGAAGGTGTAGACCTAAAATCTGACGCAATCGCTTTGCAGAGGCTGAAAGAAGCGGCTGAAAAGGCGAAGATTGAACTTTCATCTTCCACACAGACTGAAATCAACCTTCCATATATCACTGCTACAGCTACAGGTCCAAAGCACATGGTAAAAACACTTACCAAGGCTAAATTTGAGCAACTTTCCGCTGATTTGGTAAGACGTTCCATGGAGCCTTGTAAAAAAGCTTTATCTGATGCAGGACTTTCAATCTCCGATATCGACGAGGTAATACTGGTTGGAGGTTCTACAAGAATCCCGATCATTCAGGAAGAAGTTGAGAAGTTCTTCGGTAAGAAGCCTTCTAAGGGTGTAAACCCGGATGAGGTTGTTGCCATTGGAGCAGCTATTCAGGGTGGTGTACTTACAGGTGATGTGAAAGACGTACTTCTTCTGGATGTAACCCCGCTTTCACTAGGGATTGAAACTATGGGTTCTGTGTTCACCAAGCTTATTGATGCCAACACAACCATTCCTACCAAGAAATCTGAGACTTTCTCTACAGCAAGCGATAACCAGCCTGCAGTATCCATCAGAGTTGGTCAGGGTGAAAGACCGATGTTCAACGACAATAAAGAGATCGGAAGATTCGACCTTACCGATATTCCACCGGCACCAAGAGGTGTACCACAGATCGAAGTAACATTTGACATTGATGCCAACGGTATTCTACATGTATCTGCAAAAGATAAAGGAACCGGAAAAGAGCAGTCTATCAAGATTCAGGCAAGTTCAGGTCTTTCCGAAGAGGAAATTGCAAGAATGAAGCGTGAAGCTGAAGAAAATGCTTCTTCTGACGCGAAGAAAAAAGAAGAGGTAGAAGTACTGAACAAAGCTGACGGACTGATCTTCCAGACTGAGAAGCAACTGAAGGATTTTGGTGATAAACTTTCTGCTGATAAGAAAGCAGCCATAGAATCTGCAGCAGCAGAGCTAAAAACAGCTTTCGACGCTAAAGACATGGAAAGCATCAAAACTAAAACTGAAGCTTTGGATGCAGCCTGGATGGCCGCTTCAGAGGAAATGTACGCTGCAGGACAGCAGGGACAGCCAGGTGCCGAGCAGGCTCAGAATAACGCTGCCGGAAACGGAGGTGCTGACGATGTTCAGGATGCCGATTTCGAAGAGGTGAAGTAA
- a CDS encoding ABC transporter permease subunit — protein MNKIARFILFDILKNKIVIFYTVLLFIISWSVLGLENNYTKATLSLLNVVLLVVPLVSIIFSTIYVYNSSQFIELLLSQPVSRVKVWSNIFLGLSAALVLAFLLGCGIPILLYSSIETGFSLILIGILLSIIFTSFAMLAAIASRDRAKGIGISIFIWMFFSIIYDGILLVMMFQFADYPIEGIMATLAGLNPVGLSRIFVLLQLNISAMLGYSGAVFQQVFGSGGGMGISMLVLLIWATIPFVLSLIRFNKKDL, from the coding sequence ATGAACAAGATAGCACGCTTCATCCTTTTTGATATTCTGAAGAACAAGATTGTGATATTTTACACGGTGCTGCTGTTCATCATTTCCTGGTCAGTGTTGGGATTGGAAAATAATTATACAAAAGCTACCCTGAGCCTGTTGAACGTTGTTCTGCTGGTAGTCCCCCTTGTAAGCATTATATTTTCAACAATTTACGTGTACAACAGCAGTCAGTTTATTGAACTGCTTCTGAGTCAGCCGGTTTCGCGTGTGAAGGTCTGGTCCAACATCTTCCTGGGGCTTTCCGCGGCGCTTGTGCTGGCTTTCCTGCTGGGTTGCGGGATTCCGATATTGCTTTATTCTTCCATTGAAACCGGCTTTTCACTAATCCTTATAGGTATATTACTTTCAATAATCTTTACCTCCTTTGCGATGCTTGCAGCCATTGCAAGCCGCGACCGCGCCAAGGGTATCGGAATATCCATCTTTATCTGGATGTTCTTCAGCATTATTTACGACGGCATCCTGCTTGTAATGATGTTTCAGTTCGCCGATTACCCAATCGAGGGAATCATGGCCACGTTGGCTGGTCTTAATCCTGTGGGTTTATCACGGATTTTCGTTCTACTTCAACTAAATATTTCAGCCATGCTGGGTTATTCCGGCGCAGTTTTCCAACAGGTGTTCGGCTCAGGCGGCGGCATGGGAATTTCAATGCTTGTACTCCTTATTTGGGCCACCATACCTTTTGTTTTATCACTGATCAGGTTTAACAAAAAAGATCTCTAA
- a CDS encoding nitrous oxide reductase accessory protein NosL — MKISKILFISASVLAIMSCQKSGPKDIAVGKDQCDNCRMTITDVKYATQLITDKGRTYKFDDLSCMTMYESSNPEKATNAKTYVVDFASGQFLEKSRATFIKGGSIKSPMGGNTQAFRDKAAAQKAAAATGATLTK, encoded by the coding sequence ATGAAAATCAGCAAAATATTATTTATATCAGCTTCAGTTCTTGCAATTATGTCCTGCCAAAAAAGCGGTCCCAAAGACATCGCAGTTGGCAAAGACCAGTGCGATAACTGCCGCATGACAATCACCGACGTGAAATATGCTACCCAGCTGATTACCGACAAAGGCCGCACCTATAAGTTTGACGACCTGAGCTGCATGACGATGTACGAGAGTTCCAATCCGGAAAAAGCTACCAATGCCAAAACGTATGTGGTGGATTTCGCCAGCGGACAGTTTCTGGAGAAATCCCGCGCTACATTCATAAAAGGCGGCAGCATAAAATCACCAATGGGCGGCAATACTCAGGCCTTCCGTGATAAAGCGGCAGCCCAAAAGGCAGCGGCAGCAACAGGTGCAACTTTAACCAAATAA